In a genomic window of Muntiacus reevesi chromosome 1, mMunRee1.1, whole genome shotgun sequence:
- the BID gene encoding BH3-interacting domain death agonist — translation MDLKVSNGTGLGDERTTGLLLLGFLQSCPHSCFQRELETLGHELPGRLFHDDELQTDGNRYSHFPSAAAAETDSERQEEAVRDVARQLAQIGDRLEGSIRPGMVAGLASRFSIRSLSEEDRRQCLAAALEQLMQACPADMDHEKTQLLLIMLLAKKMADHSPALLRDIFRTTVTFINQNLITCVRNLVQNEMD, via the exons ATGGATCTGAAG GTCAGCAACGGCACCGGCCTCGGGGACGAGCGCACCACAGGCCTGCTGCTGCTTGGCTTCCTGCAGAGCTGCCCCCACTCCTGCTTCCAGAGGGAGCTGGAGACGCTGGGTCACGAGCTGCCTGGGCGCCTGTTCCATGACGACGAGCTGCAGACGGATGGCAACCGCTACAGCCACTTCCCCTCAGCAGCGGCAGCGGAGACAG ATTCTGAGCGTCAGGAGGAGGCGGTCCGTGATGTCGCCCGGCAGCTTGCCCAGATTGGGGACAGGCTGGAAGGCAGCATCCGCCCAGGGATGGTGGCCGGTCTGGCCTCACGCTTCAGCATCAGGAGCCTGTCGGAGGAG GACAGGAGGCAGTGCCTGGCGGCTGCGCTGGAACAGCTCATGCAAGCCTGCCCTGCGGACATGGACCACGAGAAGACCCAGCTCCTGCTCATCATGCTCTTGGCCAAAAAGATGGCCGACCACTCGCCAGCCTTGCTCCGAGACATCTTCCGCACAACGGTGACTTTCATCAACCAGAACCTCATCACCTGTGTGAGGAACTTGGTCCAGAAT